DNA from Hippoglossus hippoglossus isolate fHipHip1 chromosome 1, fHipHip1.pri, whole genome shotgun sequence:
AACTTTGTTAAAATGTAGCTTATTAGTATTCACATTCAAAGTGTGCAATTAACCTCTTATAAATGTTTTACACAGATATGTGACAAAATATCAaatgtagatagatagatagatagatcgatctAGACACGTTTACATCCAATGGCTTCAAACACACACGAGGGTAAGAATGAGCAATGGAGACTTATGGAGGCCATGTAAAAGGTTGTCAGCTCGTCAGTAATTTATCAGAAAACTAAACTTAAGAGAGTAAAACGTAACCTAAAATCAAACGCATTGCACACAGGTAAAAGTGTTTCTATTGAAGTTGTGCAAATAGTTAACAATCGTCAAGTATTGTATCTAAACTTAAAAGAATCAAATTGTAACTTAAACCCAAAACCAAACATATTGTGCACGTGtaaagtgtgtttctgtcaaGACTTGTTCGTTGTTATTCAAACCCGTGGAGAACAAACACCATACGACAGTGGGAACACGGTGGACTGAATGAATCCCCTGGCCCCTGATGTGCCACCTGGTCCCAGGTGTGTCCCTCATGTGCAGACTGCCAACACGCAGCAGGACCGTGAACCCACAACCTCCTCAGTGGAGGAACAAGTACAGGTACCAATACAGACATGTCAAAGTTCTCTGTGAACAGAAAGCGTCTTGAATTCAAAcgtttactgaagtaaaagtattaaataCTAACTCACCGACTCGGAGTCCATGTTGTTGTATTATCGATGAGAGAAGTAATTAAGACGCTGGTGCTGGACGGCTCCGTGCGGACCAATCAGCTGAGacctcctccctccaccagcGCAGCTCGTGCTCGTGACcctccctttttttaaacaactttatttacaaaccTTTATATAAAAACTTTTTCCAAATATGTGCTCAACACTGGAAATAAACAGCTCAAGTGGCAGTACAGTTAAATAAACAGATCTGTAGATTACtcagaaaaacataataatgtattataaaatacatgtattatgTTAAAAAGGATatacaacataaatataaatgaaagaaaagaaattgaaGGGGGGAACTATTTCTTATTGTGTATTGAAAATTTAAATGTTGGATGATATACATATATCTCCCTTGCACCCCCACTTGGGATGGTATGTGTTCCTTACACCTGAGTCCTCTAGAGTTTGAGGGTTTTGCCCGATAAGACGATTCTTTTCAAATGACAGACATTTTTACCAAGGTCATGGACAATTGGACCAACTGACCGACAGTAGTTTCGCTGATAGACGCACATGCATGACCTATAGTTTCTTAATTACACATATGTTATAACTGATCCTCTAATATACAGTAACTAAACTTGCTTGTATACGTATTGTTTATTCGTGTAATTTCAAActtataaagaaaaaaaaaggttctttgCGACTGAGTGTTTGTACCAAACGCCTCACTGAGACAAGGATGTTTGCTCCGCTTGTTAAACATTACAGCAGCATAAAAACAACTGTAGACACAGGAGTCTGGCCAACCGTAGTGTTTTGGGGTCACATTTGTACAGAGTTATGGTCAAAAGGATTCTTTTTTATTGCTATAATCAGAGAACCAACACATTCTGGTACAACTGTGGTCCAACGCTCCAACTCACTGAGGATATTCATCACTTTTAGACTGTTACATTCATGACTAACTGTTGATGAGCAATGTATATGATACTTTTGTAAATGTGActggataaaaaaacaatagaataaCATGGtgagttttattttctgcattacaCTGATGGATGCATATGAAGTGATGTAACAATTTTATGTAGGATATTTATGGAAATgggaaaccctaaccctaacccaaaaatataatcaaaatatGTGCGATACTattaaatgtcctttttttttttaatcaaataatattttgttgatgctaacaacacagcacaacagaaaaacatgtttttcagctAATACTGAGTGATCATCGTCTTCAGTATCCTGACAGTGTGGAGACTGTTGGGTATCGTTTACGCTGAGTCATGCACTTGTCCCTCTCGATGAACAGCGAGTGGGTTTTGCAGTTCATGTCCTTCTCGAGGGCCATGCGAGACTCCTCCAGCTGGGACAGGGAGCCTCTGGCCTCGCTCAGCTGCTGGTGCAGAGACGCCACAGTGGCATCAATCTGCCTCGCCTCCCCTTCCAAACTACAGACACAGGCAGCAAATGAGGGGATAGAGAAACAAAGGGagatacatacagtatgatTTGTaggtgtgcacatgtgtgtgtgcgtgtgtgtacctGAGCTGAGGTTCGTCCCTGCAGAGCTCCATGTGGGGTCTGAGGGAGCGGACGTAGAGTCTGGACTGAGCAACTCTCAGTGGAGCCTCTTTATTGTGGATGGCCTGTTGTAGAGCAACGATGTTCCTCTCCTGAGCCCCGATCTGCTCCAgcacctgcacagacacacacgatcATACAACAGATAATCCCACCCATCAAtcactctgtgtgtctgtgtctaccTCTGCGAGCTTCATCGCCTGCTGGTTCTTGGCCTCATTCAGCTCCACACAGCGCTGGCTGAAGGCTCGGTCCACAGTGGAGCACTGGACCCTCAGATCCTCAGTGGTGTCCAGCAGCACTCGCTCCACCAGCTTTCTGAGATGCACACAGGGGATATAAACAGTCGACACACCCCTGTTAAAAGGCCAGGTtgttgtgatgtaaaaaaattaGACCAAGATAAATCACCTCCAAACTTTTCCCAGCGTTAATGTGACCTATAATCTGTACAATAGAATGAAATCTTCAAGTGAAATCTTTAAggggataaaaaataaaaaactataacaatgtggtttcataagtgtGCACACCCTCTTATAATTGGGGGTGTGGCTGTGTTCagaatcaaccaatcacagtcaAACTAGCAGTCAGCACACACCTGCCATAAATTAAAGTGACACTGATTAACCCTAAATAAAGTTCAGTTGTTCGAGTCCTGACATGAACTCAGTCGCATCTTACAGCACAAGCCTTGGTCCGCAACGAGCTTACAAAGCATCAAAGCATCGCATTGTTGAAAGGTCTCAGTCAGGAGAAGAATGCATTTACCATGGAACACAGTGAAGACAGTCATCAACAAGTGGACAAAACCTCAGACACAACCAAGAACTGGACGTCTCAAAGACatgaaaagacaagaagaaggCTGCCAAGAAGCATACAGCAACATTAAAGTAGCAGCAGGGGTTTCTGCCAAGTACTGGTTGTGTACTACATGTGATAACAATCACACGTATTCTTCATATGTCTGGGCTATGGGGTAGGACGGCAAGATGGAAGCCTTCTCTTACAATGAAAAACATCCAAGCACggcaaaaaactaaatcaagtCTGACAAAAgcatgtgggaaaatgtgttatGGTCTGATGAGACCAGGGTTGAACTTTATGGCCATAATTCCAACAGGTATGTTTGgttaaacaacaacacttcACATCACCAAAGAACAGCATACCCACGGTGAAGCATGGTGGACTTTAGTCAAGGTGGAGGTTTCAATTACCCTCAATTTGAATGAATAGAACTTTATTGTCCACCAAGGGTGGAAATTTGCCTTTGGCTCACTAGTACAACACAAAATCTgggaaacagatgaaaacatcaatacattaaaattaaaattgaaataaaaatagcaTTTCAGTTTCTGTAGAAATGTTCCTGCAATTGTAGCCCACAACAAGCAAATGGTAAAAAGATTTGGACAAGCATACAGCAGCGGTGAGCACAGGGTCAGCAGCCAGGACACGCCCCCGGAAATGGCACAATTTTGGCACAAAACCTTCAGGCCTCTGCTAAAAAGCTGATGATGAAGAGCATTTTCATCTttcagcacaacaacaacctaAAGCATACCTCCAAAACAACTAAAGTTTTGGAatggcccagccagagcccagacctGAATCCAATTGAAAATCTGTGGGGTGACCTGCATGAGGAGGACTGTGCACAGGAGGTGCCCTCGCAATCTGACAGATTTTCAAGGAAGAGTGGGCAAAGATTGCCAAGTCAAGATGTGCTGATGGACTCCTACCCAAAAAGACTGAATGCTGTCATAAACTCAAAAGGGGCTTCAACAAAGTATTAGTTTAAGGGTGTGCATATTTGTACAACCAGGTTATtttgaggtttttatttttacccgctaaaacatttttataattacaTCACAACAACCtggcattttttatttatatccaCTGTAAAAACAGCTACTGGAAACATTCATGAATGTGCCACGGTGTCACTTTGAGTCTGTGTGGAGGCTCAAACACAGTCCGAACACACACAATGCTCTCTGACCTGAGGCTGCTCGAGGCCTGTTCCTCCTGCAAGGCTTTGCTCAGGTTGTCCTGTGTGAACTTAGACCACGCTGCATGGTTACACACCCTGCAGAAGACCAGAGGTTAGATTGTCTATTAATCACAAGGGTTATCAGCACAGTTTTTCATTTGCAGGGGTAATATCACTTCATGCATTTAGGAGCATTTaaagggactttgggggcccaaGGCTGAAAGGTCCAGGGAGGCCCTAAACCCCGAAGAAAAACATGATATATGATAGACTTTCTAgacttcaaccaaacctctaacTGCCTGCGCCGCACCGGGTGTGTTTGCAGCAGGTGACGGCTGTCGCTGATCTGCTGTGTCTCACGTGTATCTGTTCACACTGGtagtgtgtctgctgcagagctgccagCACTATGTGTTACATAGGGTTTGCCTTTGAAAATAGCCATACATAATATAACTTTTATATGATGTCATTACACATCTAATCTactaaagggatagttcactcaaAATTTTGTATTCACTCCtcatctactcagcactatgcgGAGGGGCATTTGTGTGTGGATCATAGcggacttttaggcttaaaacatggtgtaaatggcCTCGGGACCACCAGACCAgatgttgttgtttatgtttaaaGAAGGGGTCCCCAGTCATTtaaattttattggatttggctgcaactctgtttacccctgaaactccaaaagtattttgtggactcaaatacCCACcgctccatcggcatagtggtgagtagataatgagtgaattttcatttttggttgaactatccctttaagacgcATTTGGTCAAtaataaaattttaaaaagccttgttaaaacaaagaaatggatTCAGGCAACACAACGCTTTGCCGCTTGTACTTTGAAAGAGGTACAGGTGAATATTTATGTatgtgacatattcaacagataattttcactgtctattttgTTGTGAGCCACACACGGCATGTGGAGAAAATAGGCGACCCCAACTAAGAGCAGTGCGGCTCACAGGCGTGAGATGCACCTGAGACATGCAGCTCATGCAGGCAGCTTGGGGGCTCTAACCCGATAACATGGGCCACAAAATACATCCAGTGCGGCCTGGGTGTTATGTAGAAAGCTAGTGTCTCTTTATGGGGTTTAGTGTTGTTACGGTCTCCTGTGATAAGCCAATCATAGAATTGAAGGGTCCTCACAAAATTGTCGTTGCTGTGGATCAGCCGTTCTCTGGGGCCACCTCTAAGCTCGGACCCCCAGGAAGTTGCCTGCTCAAGCTACCTTGTTGCAAtacccctgcacacacacacacgcacacacacgcgcacacacacgcgcgcgcacacgcacacacgcacacacacgcacacgcacacacacacgcacacgcacacacactcactggtcCTGCACGGTGGCTGAGCTGGGGTGGTGCTTTGTATCCGGACTCATGTTACTGTATCTTCCACAGTGGTCGTCCAAGTTGTAGGCCTCGTACTTATCAGACCAGTCCAACTCTAAGGTCTGCTTGGCCTCTTTGTTCCTCctgatacagacacacaaacacacacacatcacaataAATGGAACATTTCATAATTGCCGTACATGTGAGGCAGTTTGACTCCAGTAAACAGGACCGGAGACTCACTTGATCTGAGTCACAACCTGAGCTGTGGTTCTCTTCAGAAGAGCCTGGACGCTCCTGATCAGGTCCACTTCCTACAAAACACAAAGCCATGCTTCTGGTTAGTGTCACACTGAGCCCTCTGCTGGCGGCATTTTACTGTTACACTGAATACAGTATAGGCCTAATACACACTTCCACTCCCATACACATAACTGTAagaattataatttttcagGGCTGCATCTAATGATTGATAATTATTTTCAGTATTAATTTATGTGCTGAATATTCTTTCTGAATATtctattattaataacaatcatttaatttagttttaattgttattatttgattgaaattatttttatttccatctgATCCCTTAACTTAAAGTATTTAACAGTATGACCACCTTTAacagctgctcctccacagagtcTCGGACCAGGTCTGGTCCCAGTCTCCTCGTCCTGCAGGTCAGGTTATCGGTGGCGATGACGTACGGAGTCTCGGAGGCGTCCAGCGCCTTCTCCAGCCGCGTCTTCACCGCCACCAGTGACTGGTTGTCGGCCTGCAGCTGCTCGATGTGCCGCTGCAGCTCGGACCTCCAGTGGTGGAGGTCTTGTAGTCTCTCCCCCAGCAGACGCGTCCCCTCGGCCTGGGTGTGCAGCGTGGCCGCCTCGGTGTCCTGGTGCAGACTCCTGGACTCTCGCTGGACGCTCCGGGCCTGGAGGCGGTCGGTGCCGGCCTGTTGCAGGATGCTGTGGTAGTTGGAGAACCACTCGCCCGGGGTGTATTTCGCAGAGCGGTACCCAGCTGTGGCAGAGCCCGAGGACGGCTGCCAGTCCCTCACAGGAGGCTCCTTCTCCGGGAGCCCCACAGCCACAGCCCTGCTGTCACAGTGAGGCCGTGACACTAACAGCTCAGAGCTCATGTCTCTGACGGTTAAATTAGCCTGTTGGGAGAAAACCTTTCAAACTGATCAGTTGATCATTAAAGCGGACCGAGGCCTCAGTGATGCTGCAGCAAACTGtggcctgtgtttgtttcctgttgccTGGTTACACATGTTGGCAGGGTCCTTGGCTCAGGTGACCAGAGATCAAATGAGCGGATGCAGATCAAATTACAGCCATTAAACAAGtatacaatatactgtaaacaCAATATGCAGTAATAAAATCATCCTCCCTGTGTGATACACGGACTTATTCAGTTTAATGTCACATGATCTGGCTGTGTCCAGTTCTAGAAACATTCAAGAGGGAGATCTTGAAATCCTCCAGTGAAATATTAGGTCCACACATGGCCACACATGGCCACATTTGGCATGAGAGCAGATGACACTGCCTGAATAATATGTGCAGTGTTAATGCTTtggcaacaacacacacacacacacacacgcacacacacacacacacacacacacacacacacacacacacacacacacacacacacacacacacacacacacacacacacacacacaagtatatGGTTTATTAAATTTAGGGCAGCAACTAACCACTGTTTGCTGTTGCTGTGTTGGTGAATACAAGAATTGACAGAAATATGTATGAAGTTCATTTGTGTTGAACCTGTCAACAAACTAGAATTATGTCACACTAATAAAATGGATGAAAACTTAATGTTTTGATCAATGAACCTATTTATATTATTGAAATTCTACAAATAAGATATAGGTTGAAAGctcaaatgtaataatatattatatactattGCAAACTACAAAAAACTATAGGCTTTTTTGTAGTTTGACCACAGGTAGGCACTATAGAGATGTGAATCGGAACAGAGATGCCTTCACTCCATCACTCCATCTCAATTGCTTGTCTGACACCATTGCTGACAGCAAATGAGGCTGAAACACTATTTCCCCATTTTGCTTACATAGTCCGATGGGTATACCAGTAAGCCAGGATCTGACAATGTACTCCGGTACCCCTCTTCTCACTGAACAAATAACTCACTATAATTGACAGGATCGAAAGCTTTGAAAGCtgctttattttacatgttttactGATCAAAATACAATGCGTATAGCTCAAGGCAGAAGATGAACAGTAGGTTTTGAAGGCTCCATGTCTTAACTTTactgagaaaaaacaacaactccagCTGAAAAAACTCATGCTGCTGATGTGGAAGTGTAAACTGATTCTTCACACTATAGCAACGGTGTACAATCTTGAGAATACAGATAAGGGGTAAACATTACGCCGACAATATGTGTGAACaaactttgaaaatgttgaaaaatctcaGTCCCTCTTTCAAACAGCAGGTTTTATCGATTTCATATAATCTCACTGACGCATCTATTTGAAGAaatatcaggatgaaaaatgCTATTTGAGTTTGTCTTTCCTGGGATATGTTTTCTGTTGacttttttaaaagtctgaaagtaagaaagaaactTTGAAACATTACAGAAACACATCTTAAACAGACAGTGCGCGAGCAGCCTGTCTCTGTATGAAACAAGCAGAGTGTACGTGCGTTTTGCACCTGCCTATGAAGGTGCATATTACTATTTTGATAATGTCCTTGAAATAACAGTGACATACTGTGCCTTTAACTTCACACTAAGTGTGTTGGTCAAACGTGCACTCTCCGGTGCTTACAAGTAATACCACAACACCCATGGGTTCTCAAATAGCTgctatttgttattttctattgATACAAATATAACCATGAAACGTTACCACCAAGAGACAAGGCATCAAGCCTTTTAAAGGGCAGAGTACACCTGGCTGAGGTGTGCACTGATTAACGCTGACGGCACCTACAGCTCAGGGGAAAGAACAACAGGGACACCTAGTGTCCAGGTGAGG
Protein-coding regions in this window:
- the tekt4 gene encoding tektin-4; translated protein: MSSELLVSRPHCDSRAVAVGLPEKEPPVRDWQPSSGSATAGYRSAKYTPGEWFSNYHSILQQAGTDRLQARSVQRESRSLHQDTEAATLHTQAEGTRLLGERLQDLHHWRSELQRHIEQLQADNQSLVAVKTRLEKALDASETPYVIATDNLTCRTRRLGPDLVRDSVEEQLLKEVDLIRSVQALLKRTTAQVVTQIKRNKEAKQTLELDWSDKYEAYNLDDHCGRYSNMSPDTKHHPSSATVQDQVCNHAAWSKFTQDNLSKALQEEQASSSLRKLVERVLLDTTEDLRVQCSTVDRAFSQRCVELNEAKNQQAMKLAEVLEQIGAQERNIVALQQAIHNKEAPLRVAQSRLYVRSLRPHMELCRDEPQLSLEGEARQIDATVASLHQQLSEARGSLSQLEESRMALEKDMNCKTHSLFIERDKCMTQRKRYPTVSTLSGY